The Lytechinus variegatus isolate NC3 chromosome 1, Lvar_3.0, whole genome shotgun sequence nucleotide sequence ttgcTTTTCGGGCTCTAGTACCTCACACAAATCTAAGTTATTTTTGTGCTTTATTATGTTAAGCATTACAAACATTCCTTAATCAGTCCGGCATGCATGGGTATTCAAATTCTTCCCAATACccgtctttatttcttttactgtaTCTTGCCTGgcgttacatgtacatactttttAGAATAATGTTTgtcaatgtgttttatttgaattttaataatgtgTAATTTTATATATTGAATGTGCAATATTCCTTCAACGGTTTTTCCATGAGGGCTCGCATGCCTCTGGGCAATAgtactgaattttacttttgcgagCCCTGGCCCATGGAAAAAAcgttttcttactcttttctttttcatttctactttatctatatttaattattcaatttcaaattgtatttatgtattacatcgtacaatttttgtatgtttttatggccaaataaataataataataatattgagaTTGTTGCTGTGTATGTTCACTATCATCAGAATTGGAATATACTTATGTAATGCCAAGGGCCTGGGGACAATTTTCGAAGAGGAATtctggttttgaaaaaaaagacaagcaCATGCACTCTAATAAGAATTCTCCAATGTTGGGTAagatgggaacatgcatgtttgttgggtaaaaaaaataccaaatatttttgaaatttggCGCAATGTGGCGTTAAAATTCAcccttaaaacatgcattttgccagatattggggaaaaatacacagcaaaaatgCATGTTTCCTTTTTACAGAATATTGAGCTTTTTCTCGTTGTATTTAGagtgtaaaaaaacaacaaacaaacaagggTTAACTCTCCAAAATAAAATGAGGATGATTTTGCTCAGAcaaaatttgataagcaaataaaaagggggattttttttgtggggggagtCAAATTCTACATTTTAGCCTACTAACTTGATTTTCGGGGTTGTCCTATATGGTGTATAAAAGAGCACCTCCACAAAAATCTTTGGAGGTGCTTCCCGCTTCCAAATGCCATGAAGGCAATGTAAAATTCTTAATTTTATAGgacttgatttttctttttacctttCAATCATTCCCCTCCTCTCGTTTTATCCACATTTTTCTTCcaatcttccttttctcctctcctttcttccttccatttatttcaatgatGAATAGGGGGGCTTTAGCCCCCCTTATAGCCCCACCGTCTCCGCCAGTTATATGATGGTTTCAAAGGCTTTATAAGTTGAGAATAAACTTTGTTACTCCATTCCCAATCCTTTATTTAGTCTtttcgaaaaagaaaaaatgacaattttaatgaaataacttACCGATAAAGCAAAAGAAGGTGAAGATCACCATCAGGACACCTGATCGAGTAAGCATGATGtttcatccaatcaaaatcaacacATCTGTACTTGAGGTGTAGTTTACAgcaatatcaaatgaaatgatcAAGACCGCGACTAACACTTTTATAATGAACAGGTCATTCTTTTGCATAAAAAAGTACCGCGCATGCGCCTAAAAGCATAGCTATTTCTTACTCATCTCTTTTACTATTTCTCACTCAATAATTTCCAAGGGAAAGGTAAATTGGATGTATCATATATCAATATTTCGTTTGGACTCTCACTTTTGTAGACTTGCTCAAAGTCCTACATGTCCTATCAGACAAAAAATTATTCCCATAAATCATTGCGACTAACAAAGGAGGTTAATCTTTTCCAATGTATAGGATCACTGATGTTTTTCACAAAGGGAGGTGTGTCTAGAATAGATTATAGAATAGACCATTGGTTTGAACCCAAATTGTGATATTTTTGTTAGAGCAAATTCAACTTTCAAAGCGTAAAGaataaattgatgtttgaaTGGAATAAGCatccactgaacaaaaaaggtTGATCAAACAAACAGAGGAACAGCGCCCGTAGCTATAAACCCCAAACTTAAGTCCGAGTCATTATTATACATCTCGTCATAAATACGCGACAAAAGTCAAGCAAGCCCTAGTATCGTCACCAAATCAAGGTCTCATTTCTATTTGATATTGTAAattcatgttgccatggtttcctagtgtatttttttttaatattacacATTACATTGTGCTCTTTCACGGATATTAAATCGATACCTGGATAGAGATCAAATAATTGAAACCGATCCGATATCCTTGGTAAATCTTTTATCTAAACCGTCTATCTTGAACTTGTATTTACGGGGAAAATCGAAAAACACCTCTTTCGATCCCTTATTGTCattaaatgtaatttatttaaGATTTTGAGAATTTAAAGATTTGAATCATACATCAACTTcgtataaaacaaaatgtggAAATATCTTGTTACAATACATAGCTATCTTATCCATCACTCTCTTCCTATTTTCTAACACATTATTCATATAAGATTCAAGATGGGGAAAAATATTTGTGTTCGACAAAAGATCCCATAACCCCTCCCCAACCCAAAGCAACATGATATACAAAATGGGGAGAATAATATTATACgacaaataaattatttgatataattACATTATCACATTTTCCCCGTTTATTTTTGCAGTGCTTGCAAAATTGACTACATAGCCTTATATTCATTGCGCTTTTAGttattcagaaaaaaagtgatcaacctaaattttaggagggacaatagacattttaagggggtttccagaatttagggggggacgcaggaaacaaaagtgacaagcaaaaaaaaaacaaaaaaaagttatgaactAAAACTTTAGGGGGGACGGTCCCACCCACCTAATATTTTGGGGGGATCtgtcccccatccccccccccccccgcttccgagTCGATAAGTTTCCGtagaaacgaaaaaaaattctcacGTCACACAATctgcattgcaggacagagttttacgTTCCTgtcgacgggcccaaaagtctcttccaaaatcaatatGCCGTCGTAAAGTCCGTCTGCGTTGCACAGGCGAGAATTGGGgattaactctttgtaagacgggtgTATTAGTTAATGAAAGCACTTAATcttgcaagaaaataaaatatatgtagtATTAAAATATACTTACCGAAGATCTTCACTATCAGTGTTTTCGAGATGGCTCTTCCTTCTTCTGTAATCAAAACTGTATTGTTGGTTTTGTTCTCCTAACAACATTGTAGCACGGTGTGGCACAGTGGTTTAATACATTATGTGAAAGTGTTCACTCCAATTTGAAAATACTGTATCAACATCAGAACGTCTCATCAAACATTTTAAACCCTGACGCGTGGATTATATTGGAATATGTATTTCTATCtggaaatatatcaaattgGAGTAGCCAGGACTGCAATTTCTTCAGAAAGTGTGTGATTGGATTCGTGCTATGAATCTGTAGTGTCCCATACATTACTTCTGTTGTGGTGTTTCTTGCTGCCCAAACTTGTAACAAGTTTTTTGACTCATTGTTTGGTTCAGTCAAATTCTTCTTCTCCAACCGTAAATTAGAGACAGACTGCTGCTGTTACTGTTCAAGTTGTCACGGAGCTACTCAAGAACACAGAGTTTTTTAATCTGCTTGATTCTATTGTTAGCTCTGCAGAAGAAAAGAAGATTGGTGATCTTCTAACAAAGGCCAGATGCATGATCTCCAACAAGTATTTCGAcgaaggaaaatgaaattggcATGTTGAATAAAGCTGTAGCTGATCAGTCCAAAGAAATCTCATCACTGAATGTTGCCCTTGATTCTTTGGAGCAATATTCTAGGCGCTCATCCATCCGAATCCTTGGAGTTGAAGAGAAACAAAAGCGGTAGTAAAAGAAATCATAACAACAAAGCTGGGAGTTTCCCTGGATGAATCACGTGACATTGATCGACTACATCGCACCGGGTCAGCAAGAACTACAACCACTACTGCCAGACCAAGATCTATTATTGTCAAATTGCAATCCTACCAAAAGAGAAGTAAAGAGAAATTTTGTTGAACAGAAGGAAACTGAATGGAACAGGAATCCTGATCGTTGAAGACATGACCGTACTTTTAGCGAAGTCTCGGGCACACAAGAATGTCACCACAGCTTGGTCATCAGATGCGAAAACTGATACGAAATGAAGATGATTTACAACTCCTGTAAGCAGACTAGATTAAATTGCATTAgactaaaataaataaatattaaaataaatgaatattagaataataaaaaaggggggaaaataaagataataataatgaataaaattgttaccctactctTTATACAGTGAgtagcaaaaatagtcaatcatgacttattgccaaataaaaacaaggaatggaatggatggatggaatggacattataagagtgCTGATGGAACTCCTGTACATAGACTTATACCAGTAGACATGTTCATGATGCTGATAAAACTCTTGTAAATAGACTTGTATCTTTAGACATTAATCATGTTGCTGATGCATGAACTTAACTGTTTAGTATGCTTGGCTACTTCTTGCTTTCATCAAATAGCTAGTTTATAATATAACTTTGATTTTTCCACTGGATAATTTTATCCTCTGTCCGTGATTCtttgtgtgtgagtgtgtagTGAAATGTCTGGGTTATGTATTTGTGCAAATTTCAGAACTTCTTTCACCTCTCCTACTCAGCCTTCATTTTGTCTTGATTGTTACTGTATtgtatttccatttaattataTTGTGTATGACTATGAATTTTATATGTCTGTCTATACCTTCTTTCATTTGAATTCACATATTGACATTGATAAACTTCAAGCTTTGAAGTTCAATCATTTGCAGCAGACTTCATGACAGTATCTAAGAATGACAAGTCACTTTTTGATACAAATTCAATCAACATTGCAAAttcttgtaaatatttattcgctgatgatttttgtatcaacttttcatttgaatttttaaagtccTCAATGCTTCATTTGAACGCTAGGAGCTTATAGAAGAACTTCAGTGAATTTCAAATACTTTAACATTCACTCTCTTATGATTTCAGTATTATTGGTATATCTGAAACATGGTTCAGTAAAAACACAgggtttttcattttttaagttgGATAATTATAATCGTGTACAATCAAGTAGAGCCACTCGAAAAGGTGGTGGAGTTGCACTTTATGTTAGAAAAAGACTTGAATATATAATTTCGGTCTGACATTTATTTTAAAGCACCAGAATATgaaactgtttttattgaaatacaagGAAAAACAAAGCTGATTGTCGTTGGCTGTGTTTACAGACCTCCAAATActtgtattaatttttttcatgataaaatgaattaaatgttGGTATAATTGGAAAGTGAGCGGAGAGATGTTTATATAATGGGAGACTTCAACGTTGACTTACTGAATTATGATACACATTCCAAAACAActattcttttaaatttaatgttttcttttaatatgtaTCCCTTGATTACTAAATCCACACTTAATATGTATTCCAAAGCTTCTTGATAGGCACTTTTACTAATTCAATTAAGAGTAGTAAATACCAAGGGCTCATTTATTCAGATCTCTCCGATCAATTTCCAATGTTCTGTGTATGTAAAGATAGAGAAAATTTGTTTTACCGATTAAAAATAGATTAGTAAATGACAGAGAAATAGCGAGGTTTAAGGAGAAGCTAAGTACAGTTGATTGGCAAACAGTTTATAGTAACGATAATGTTAATATATGTTAAGActttttatttccaaattttgcatgttatatgatgaaataaatttgatgaagGTAAATCTTGCTGTGGGttttttatggatttttttacaGCAAAACCTTTGACACCATCGACCATCACATACTGCTCgaaaaattgtattattatgGTATAAGAGGTGTATCTCTTGAATGGTTTAGTAGTTATTTATTTGAAAGGAAACAGTACGTGATGGTCGATGGTGTAGCATctaatttttcatatataaataCTGGTGTTCCACAAGGATCTGTGCTTGGGCCTCTGTTATTTTAGTTATATATAAATGACATTATACATAGTTTAAATATtcttaaattttcattattgctGACGATACTGCTGTCATTTCATATCACAAAGATATAAATTCAAATGTTGATAAAACACattacataattttttattcCAAACAGAAAAAGTTTCTTGTCAAGTTTCTCctgtgtatattaaaaaataaactctTAAGAAATCTGATATTGCAGAATTTGTAGGCATCAAACTTCATGAATCACTTGATTGTTCTCATCACATTTCTTATGTTTGTTCTAAAATCTCAAGGGGGGTTGGTATTATAACACACTTTAGAAACACATTGccaaacatattttattaacTATTTATAACAGTATTATATTACCACATATCAATTATTGTAATATGATATGGGGCAATTCTTAGAAGACACACCTATATGAAATTCATATTCTTCAAAAACGTGCTGTTCGTAAAATTACTCATTCTAACTATATGACACCAAGCACTCCTCTGttttgtgacctgaaatgtTTGCCAGTTATTTTAATCTTATATTACAGTaaacaatttaatatttatgttcaattttcataaaGAGCTCCCATCAATATTCAATGATATGTTTAAAACAAATTACTTTTATCATTCTTATgagaaacaaatcaaaattcTTATTCCTTTTGCACGTACCTCATTTACCCAACATACAATAAGATTTCAGCGTGTTTATGATTAGAATTTGTTACCTTACATTGTGAAAAATTCTTCAACTTTAACGATATTCAAATGCTTATGTaaacaattattgtttaaacgTTTGATGTGCACTGAGTAGAGggtatttttttctccctctcgatctccctcttccccttttctttctccctatctCTTCTTTTAGTTTTATATTCCGCTAGCGCTTCCTTTCTATCTTACTCTGTTAACTTTTCAATATGGGTGTGTGTTGGTATGCTGgtgtaagtgtgtgtgtgtgtgtatgagggcatgttttctttttatctgcTGTACActttaacaatgcaaaatctgttttgttttgtcaatTATTGTATTGTACCGGGTCCCATCCTCGCATGCTATGCTTTTCTTGGGGTCCTTCTGATTTCTATTCATgaattttgtatgtatttgatttgagtttttagtggaaaataaatgaactgaactgGTGGGGGTTTCATAAAAGTTGtaagcactgactaaattgtcagtgctattttagtgaaatccttggttttgattggctgagagacactggtctccgacagttactatggtaacagtcggagaaagacaacttttcggtgctgacaactttcatgaaacagtcccctgAACTGATCTTTTAGGTgaactttcaaccaatcagcgaTTGCCGTTAATTTAAGAGTGCATGCGCACATTGCGTGAAGTTTACTATTGTTATGTCATAGTGTTGCGCAGATTTGAGGTTGCGTACTGCAATAAACTTTTTACGTCACAATCTGTTGACGTGTACGTGTTTTTAATGGGATGAGGGTTAACCTCCAAGTTaacaattgtttttttctgGATAGTTGCTTTTTCggttaattattattgtttttgtttttttacttttgatatttttctatgTATCCTTTTGATTTTTGATTTTcgaaataatatatatttctgaaatgaatatattcttcatttattttatagCTTCTATTACTAGTATTAGGGATAGGGAATGTGAATATGTTACATCGataatgcatttattttatttaaggtACATGTAATCGCGGTATTGTTTTGTTTAAGAAGAACGGTGTATTCAAAGTGTTATTTTACTTGCACCGTATATAATTTGCACTTGCACTCTACCCTTGTAGCACACACTCCACTAAGTTCTACGATAATCTCCGGGAATGAATGAGTCTGCAGAAGAATGTATCATAATATTATATTCAAGTCCATGTTAGATTCATTTCTAATATTGAACATCTCATCAACCTAAtctattttacattaaaatagTTTAATCTAAGAAAATAAgggaatgaaatgaatgaaatcgaTACATCTTGAgtgatatgaaatgaatgacGCGATAATCCATTGATGTTGAATAGAAACAAATTTTAAGCAATGATTGCAATAAGTTTGTAATTTGTACAGTGTGAATTATCAGCAAAATCAGCCACTAATTTACAAAACATTCCGGTCAcaataataaatttataaaatattgtAGGTCATAAAAACCATGTCACTTTTAATTTTCCGGCCATTTTAGCCTTTACAAAAAAGCAGCGGAAAATATAACCAACTGTAGAGAATGTAATAATACATGTGTATACGAGGCTGGTTACGTACTATTTTGTTGTTGTGTGTATTTGTATTCAGGCTTATTTATTAGGCTGATTTTGTACTTCTATGTCCCATGATAGACCTATGTATAGATTTTTATGTCAATAgggaggagaaaaggagaagaaaatagtaaaaaaaagaaaaaaagggggaaaaatatcTCTGGAGATTCTCATTTGGATATTCATGTAGataccattttctttcttcttctgttttatatttttactcggGTTTTTAATAAATCGAAGATAAATTATACATGGAGCAAGGAGCGCGCTTATAAATTATGCTTTCGAAAGACACAGTATATCAAAACCAATATTAACTAACACATCcatgaaaagaaaagacaagCACGAGTAATAACTGTTAAATCTAACAAACGGTGTTTATTAAACAAAACACTCAAAAGATATAAATACTCCGCAACGTATTTCCTAGGTGAACCTATATCCCACACACAGTGCGatttattattaatagcaaaatTGAATGACGAGAGCTGCGACGGGGAGGGTGGAATCCCTGTCGCTTAGCCTGGCGGAAATAATGACCTCTTCCCTTGAACGAGTCCAGAGACAAGCAGCCCGATTAGTAACAAATACATATGAAAGAGAATCAAGTGTTATCCAACTTCTAAATTCACTCAAATGGAACTCTCTCCAAGAGAGACGCGAAGCACACCGTTTAAGCTGTTTTTCCAAAATGTTACATGGCAAACTGGATATAGACGCCCGGGCAAACACTAAACCTAAGCCAAACAGGAACAGACGGGGACATTCCTTCCAGTTTGAGGTACCATCTTCCAGGCTCGATGTGTACAAGAACTCTTTCTTTCCCCCGCACAATTGCATCGTGGAATGATCCCCGGGAATGATATCCACCCTACCATGCCTACCTTGGTATGTCAAACCGACCAAGATAAATTCAAAGCTGCGATTCTAAAAACTCCTTAAATCCACCCTCAACCACCACAACCTCCATTTAAAATTCCACCAGGAGTATTTTGGAGGAACCACAACCAAGTACCATGAcctcaaaaagaaataacacGCTTCTTTTACAAAATCCCCAGAATAATACgtaatgttcatttttattctcaTACCGATACTTCATTTTTCAACGATGAAATATTAGAGATAAAAGATCTCTGTAACTGGCATTTAGGAATTGTCATCTTTTTCCTGTCACAAAGTCTACTCCACTGCCCTCTCGTCTTGCGCCTTTTTTTCACAAGAATATGAAATTCCATCATATCCCGCTAGGCaatttgatcaatttcattctcCGCTCTTGCGGACATCCCTTGCcccaaaagttaaaaaaaaatagtatttatgggaaccatggacctaccacaCTGGATTGAAATTCATCAAACTGTCAAATTGATTCAAACGATCGTTcccttaataaaaaaaaagtttaaaacgaTTAATTATACAATAGTACATCCAGTACTTTTCAAAATATACTACTGTTATTCAATcttcaaaaatgaatgtttgaacTATACTTCTCTTCACATAAATTTATaaacattcaatattttcttaatcttctttctctttcttgcttcctttctttttttaaaatattattaattttcaaagCCCTCTGTACAtccaatactttttttaatatacaactGCTATTCAATcttcaaaaatgaatgtttgacaCGTGGGGTAATCCTTCTCttcacatataattatatacattccatcttttgttaatctttttttctttcttgcttcctttctcgtcttttttaaatatttattttcaaagccctctgtttttaaattgatatttttcctttttcaagGCAATGTATAATGATCAACAattttatatacagtatatacaaTCTTATTTTGACTATATTACTTAGAAATGGTATTTAATCTCAGAGGCACTAAATtttctacaagctctgcttttttttaatgtctcaTTTCTCAATTATGTGTAACAAGCTATCGATTTTTTATATGTATCTAAGATTAATTAATAATTTACTCAAATTTTACTCCAATATTGAAGTATACCACTTTTTGTTATGTTTCATATTGTATTTTCCAAATGCTCATTTCATACATGAGAAAAACGCTTGAACTGAAAACTCAGAAAATAatttaagaaattcatgaacaatattgaCATATACGGCATTTTAAGACTCATATATGGTCtataaaattgaatatatttatacgatgtaaaatcaatcaagctattaataataatgaactatttttttttctttttaagtaaACACAAGAACACGTTAAATAGTCACCGAAAATAATAATGAGGCAACACAATTttagtagtcatggtagtacTTGTTATATCCAAACGAATAATTTCTCTGAGTGGTGGCGTATAATAACATAATTTCGTaattaattttgacataatgtccagaaaatgcacccttttacctttcctttctttctattttctccctttttctatATTTGGTTCATGAAaatcttctctctcttttttttttttttgggggggggggtgagattCCATGCTCCACAAGCGCCCCTTCCCAATCACATGTGCCTCTTAGTGTCATTGTGTTAAATCCTAGCCGTCTGCTTGCTCTTTTCATTTGCAGATCTCTTCGATGACATGTGAATGATGGTGTATAGATAGGGATTGAGTGACGAGTTGATTGGTAAAACAAACACCACCAACCAGGCATAGATATCTGGTGTAACATCGACCCCAACCGTCTGGACGAGGATACCAAGAATGATAATGGGCATCCAACAGCAAAAGTCGGTGCCAACGATCACGAACATCTTAAAGGCCATCTTGATTTCGTTAGAAGCTTCTGCCCTGCGACCGACTTCGGCCTGATCCAGACGAatcttgatgaaaataatgatataagagAAGAGGATAGTGATGAAGCTTAAGAGGTTTACTCCAAGGAACAAGAAAATGGAGAACTGCCATGTCGAGACTGTGGATCCTGATGCAACATTGTAGGTCACTGTGTTGTACTGGGCAGATGAACGCTGGTCAATTACAGTAGAGATGTCCGTTGACTTCCTGATGAATGGGAGACCAACGCAGACATCACTGAGACCATAGGCATCGGGTATAACATTGTTCAGCAGGACACCGATAAGACTGAGAGAAATTGCGACTATCCAGATGACAATAAGAGCAACACGAGCAGATGTGGTACTAAGGCGGTGTTGGCTGAAGGGAAATACTATGGAAATGAAACGATCAGCTGTTATCAAGGTCAGGAGAAAGACCGATGCTTCGCTGCTAAGGACAGATAGGAATCCTGCAATCTGGCAAGTGACACTGGAGCGCCATTCATCAGCACGACCTTCCCAGAAATAGGATTCCCCAATGTAGATATCCATGACTGCTATAAGTACCATGTAGATTCCCATAAAGAAGTCAGACACAGCTAGGTTAGTGATGAACATGGACTGGATCTTACCAACCGTTGTCACTGAACGGCTTCTGATTCTCAAGGTGATGACAAAGATGTTACCGAAAAGGGCGCTCAAACCAAGGATCCATATGAAAACCTTGATGGTTGTGTTCTGAAGAAAGGTTTTTCGGCAGGTGAAGAGAGGGTGAGCAGGCTTCTGGACAACGCAAAGAACGTAAGTCGGTAACAGGCAGCATAAACGCTGATCATATACATATCTATAAAGCAAGGATAAAGAAAATTCATACAttactttcaaaactttttttaattaaacaaCAAAAGTTATCGAACTGACAGTTCTTTATTCATCAGTGACTTCGTGGAGGAAATCTGTTTGTATATTTTTCCCATCTTGCCCATTAACTTTTCAAGTCCATTAACCGGATTGATTGGTATATTGAAACCACTTCTTAGAGGCTGCACGTGAAATCAGAAGTGAGAAGAGTCAACTGCACTAGACTAATCATGTTAAATCGGTTAAGacttttaaacaatttaaaagagtattgaaacaacacttaaaaaatgtccccactctgtaatgttaaatattctttctaatttcatgtgtatcatgtagtctgatatataactttttagttatgatttattttatcaacttgttttacattgtttcaTCATCTATTGTttttgcgtgaaagtttgatgtcaaacttatttgtacttttttatatcttaggttttacgattcatgagtcttgtattagttacgatgcatttagcgctacttaaaaactgattatagtataattttcatatgtaaccTTGAAGTACTGATCGTTTACTCAAcctgttttacaa carries:
- the LOC121428350 gene encoding G-protein coupled receptor GRL101-like, with product MTSINASMFTGLRNLQRINFNNNQLRYIEPGAFHNLSTVTDLVISSLSPEPYLLYPGIFDGLDSLTALYVYDQRLCCLLPTYVLCVVQKPAHPLFTCRKTFLQNTTIKVFIWILGLSALFGNIFVITLRIRSRSVTTVGKIQSMFITNLAVSDFFMGIYMVLIAVMDIYIGESYFWEGRADEWRSSVTCQIAGFLSVLSSEASVFLLTLITADRFISIVFPFSQHRLSTTSARVALIVIWIVAISLSLIGVLLNNVIPDAYGLSDVCVGLPFIRKSTDISTVIDQRSSAQYNTVTYNVASGSTVSTWQFSIFLFLGVNLLSFITILFSYIIIFIKIRLDQAEVGRRAEASNEIKMAFKMFVIVGTDFCCWMPIIILGILVQTVGVDVTPDIYAWLVVFVLPINSSLNPYLYTIIHMSSKRSANEKSKQTARI